One window of the Klebsiella sp. WP3-W18-ESBL-02 genome contains the following:
- the hscA gene encoding Fe-S protein assembly chaperone HscA, giving the protein MALLQISEPGLSAAPHQRRLAVGIDLGTTNSLVATVRSGQAETLADNQGRHLLPSVVHYQEQGHVVGYDARSNAAQDPANTISSVKRMMGRSLADIQARYPHLPYQFQASENGLPMLVTKAGVLNPIRVSADILKALAARATETLEGELDGVVITVPAYFDDAQRQGTKDAARLAGLHVLRLLNEPTAAAIAYGLDSGQEGVIAVYDLGGGTFDISILRLSRGVFEVLATGGDSALGGDDFDHLLADHIREQAGIADRSDNRVQRELLDAAIAAKIALSDADRVTVEVAGWKGEVTREQFNDLISALVKRTLMACRRALKDAGVEAEEVLEVVMVGGSTRVPLVRERVGEFFGRTPLTSIDPDKVVAIGAAIQADILVGNKPDSEMLLLDVIPLSLGLETMGGLVEKVIPRNTTIPVARAQEFTTFKDGQTAMSIHVMQGERELVQDCRSLARFALRGIPALPAGGAHIRVTFQVDADGLLSVTAMEKSTGVESSIQVKPSYGLTDGEIATMIQDSMSYAEQDVKARMLAEQKVEAARVLESLHSALAADAALLSAAERQEIDEAAAVLSAVAEGNDTDAIEQAIKNVDKQTQEFAARRMDQSVRVALKGQSVDEV; this is encoded by the coding sequence ATGGCCTTATTACAAATTAGTGAGCCGGGTCTGAGCGCCGCACCGCACCAGCGTCGTCTGGCGGTGGGCATTGACTTAGGCACCACCAATTCCCTGGTGGCTACCGTGCGTAGCGGTCAGGCAGAAACGCTGGCCGACAATCAGGGGCGTCACCTGCTGCCTTCCGTTGTGCACTACCAGGAGCAGGGGCACGTGGTCGGTTATGATGCGCGCAGCAACGCCGCGCAAGATCCCGCTAACACCATTAGCTCCGTAAAACGCATGATGGGCCGCTCGCTGGCGGATATCCAGGCGCGTTACCCACACCTGCCGTACCAGTTCCAGGCAAGCGAAAACGGCCTGCCGATGCTGGTGACCAAGGCCGGTGTACTGAACCCGATCCGCGTCTCGGCCGATATCCTCAAAGCGCTGGCGGCTCGTGCCACCGAAACGCTTGAAGGCGAGCTTGATGGCGTGGTGATTACCGTTCCAGCTTACTTCGACGATGCACAGCGTCAGGGCACCAAAGACGCCGCGCGTCTGGCGGGCCTGCACGTGCTGCGTCTGCTGAACGAACCGACCGCCGCGGCGATTGCCTACGGCCTCGATTCTGGTCAGGAAGGGGTGATTGCCGTCTACGATCTGGGCGGCGGTACTTTCGATATTTCTATTCTGCGCCTGAGCCGCGGCGTGTTTGAAGTGCTGGCCACCGGCGGCGATTCCGCGCTGGGCGGCGATGATTTCGACCACCTGTTGGCCGACCATATCCGCGAACAGGCGGGCATTGCCGATCGCAGCGACAACCGCGTACAGCGCGAGCTGCTTGACGCCGCCATCGCCGCCAAAATCGCCCTGAGCGATGCCGACCGCGTGACCGTTGAGGTCGCTGGCTGGAAAGGTGAAGTGACCCGCGAACAGTTTAACGACCTGATTTCCGCGCTGGTGAAGCGTACGCTGATGGCTTGCCGCCGCGCGCTGAAAGACGCGGGCGTGGAAGCCGAAGAGGTGCTGGAAGTGGTGATGGTCGGCGGTTCTACCCGCGTGCCGTTAGTGCGCGAGCGCGTTGGCGAATTCTTCGGCCGTACGCCGCTTACCTCGATTGACCCGGATAAAGTCGTCGCGATTGGTGCGGCGATTCAGGCCGATATTCTGGTCGGCAACAAGCCGGACAGCGAAATGCTGCTGCTCGACGTGATCCCGCTCTCTCTCGGCCTCGAAACCATGGGTGGCCTGGTAGAGAAGGTTATCCCGCGTAACACCACCATTCCGGTGGCGCGAGCGCAGGAGTTCACCACCTTTAAAGACGGCCAGACCGCGATGTCCATCCACGTGATGCAGGGTGAGCGCGAACTGGTGCAGGACTGCCGTTCACTGGCGCGCTTTGCGCTGCGCGGTATCCCGGCGCTGCCGGCTGGCGGTGCGCACATTCGCGTGACCTTCCAGGTGGACGCCGACGGCCTGCTGAGCGTCACCGCCATGGAAAAATCCACCGGCGTTGAGTCGTCTATTCAGGTGAAGCCGTCCTACGGCCTGACCGATGGCGAAATCGCCACCATGATTCAGGATTCCATGAGCTATGCCGAGCAGGACGTGAAAGCGCGTATGCTGGCAGAGCAGAAAGTGGAAGCCGCTCGCGTGCTGGAAAGCCTGCACAGCGCGCTGGCCGCTGATGCCGCGCTGTTAAGCGCCGCAGAGCGTCAGGAGATTGACGAGGCTGCCGCCGTTCTGAGTGCGGTTGCCGAGGGCAATGACACTGATGCCATAGAACAAGCCATTAAAAACGTTGACAAACAAACCCAGGAATTCGCCGCTCGCCGTATGGACCAATCTGTCCGTGTCGCGCTGAAAGGCCAATCCGTGGACGAGGTTTAA
- the iscR gene encoding Fe-S cluster assembly transcriptional regulator IscR, producing MRLTSKGRYAVTAMLDVALNSEAGPVPLADISERQGISLSYLEQLFSRLRKNGLVSSVRGPGGGYLLGKEANHIAVGEVISAVDESVDATRCQGKGGCQGGDKCLTHALWRDLSDRLTGFLNNITLGELVNNQEVLDVSGRQHSHDTSRTTRVQDAIDVKLRA from the coding sequence ATGAGACTGACATCTAAAGGGCGTTACGCCGTGACCGCGATGCTGGACGTTGCACTCAACTCCGAAGCGGGCCCGGTGCCGTTGGCTGATATTTCTGAACGTCAGGGAATTTCGCTCTCCTACCTGGAGCAGCTGTTTTCCCGTCTGCGTAAAAATGGCTTAGTATCCAGCGTACGCGGACCTGGCGGCGGTTATCTGCTGGGTAAAGAAGCAAACCACATCGCAGTGGGTGAAGTGATTAGCGCAGTGGACGAGTCCGTTGACGCCACCCGCTGTCAGGGGAAAGGTGGCTGCCAGGGCGGCGATAAATGTTTGACCCACGCACTCTGGCGCGATCTGAGCGACCGTCTGACCGGTTTCCTGAACAATATCACCCTGGGTGAACTGGTGAACAACCAGGAAGTTCTGGACGTGTCCGGTCGTCAGCATTCGCACGACACCTCCCGCACGACCCGCGTCCAGGACGCTATCGACGTTAAGTTACGCGCATAA
- the iscS gene encoding cysteine desulfurase: protein MKLPIYLDYSATTPVDPRVAEKMMQFLTLDGTFGNPASRSHRFGWQAEEAVDIARNQIADLVGADPREIVFTSGATESDNLAIKGAANFYQKKGKHIITSKTEHKAVLDTCRQLEREGFEVTYLAPQRNGIIDLKELEAAMRDDTILVSIMHVNNEIGVVQDIATIGEMCRARGIVYHVDATQSVGKLPIDLSQLKVDLMSFSGHKIYGPKGIGALYVRRKPRIRIEAQMHGGGHERGMRSGTLPVHQIVGMGEAYRIAKEEMETEMARLRGLRNRLWNGVKDMEEVYLNGDLEQGAPNILNVSFNFVEGESLIMALKDLAVSSGSACTSASLEPSYVLRALGMTDELAHSSIRFSLGRFTTEEEIDYTINLVRNSIGRLRDLSPLWEMFKQGVDLNSIEWSHH, encoded by the coding sequence ATGAAATTACCGATTTATCTCGACTACTCCGCAACCACGCCGGTGGACCCGCGTGTTGCCGAGAAAATGATGCAGTTTCTGACCCTGGACGGGACCTTTGGTAACCCGGCCTCGCGTTCACACCGTTTCGGCTGGCAGGCTGAAGAGGCGGTAGATATCGCCCGTAACCAGATTGCCGACCTCGTGGGCGCCGACCCGCGTGAAATCGTCTTTACCTCTGGTGCGACGGAATCTGACAACCTGGCGATTAAAGGTGCAGCCAACTTTTATCAGAAAAAAGGCAAGCACATCATCACCAGCAAAACCGAACACAAAGCCGTGCTGGACACCTGTCGTCAGCTGGAGCGCGAAGGGTTTGAAGTCACCTACCTCGCCCCGCAGCGCAACGGCATTATCGACCTGAAAGAACTCGAAGCGGCGATGCGTGACGACACCATTCTGGTTTCCATCATGCACGTTAACAACGAAATCGGCGTAGTGCAGGATATCGCGACCATCGGCGAAATGTGCCGTGCGCGTGGCATCGTCTATCACGTTGATGCGACCCAGAGCGTGGGCAAACTGCCTATCGACCTGAGCCAGCTGAAAGTGGACCTGATGTCCTTCTCCGGCCATAAAATCTACGGCCCGAAAGGTATCGGCGCGCTGTATGTGCGTCGTAAACCGCGTATCCGTATCGAAGCGCAGATGCACGGCGGCGGTCACGAGCGCGGTATGCGTTCCGGCACCCTGCCTGTTCACCAGATCGTCGGCATGGGCGAAGCGTACCGCATCGCCAAAGAAGAGATGGAAACCGAGATGGCGCGTCTGCGCGGTCTGCGTAACCGTCTGTGGAACGGCGTGAAGGATATGGAAGAAGTTTACCTGAACGGCGATCTCGAGCAGGGCGCACCGAACATTCTCAACGTCAGCTTCAACTTTGTTGAAGGCGAATCGCTGATTATGGCGCTGAAAGACCTGGCGGTTTCCTCCGGTTCTGCCTGTACTTCCGCAAGCCTTGAGCCATCCTACGTGCTGCGCGCGCTGGGCATGACCGATGAGCTGGCGCACAGCTCCATTCGTTTCTCTTTAGGTCGTTTCACTACCGAAGAAGAGATTGACTACACCATCAATCTGGTTCGCAACTCCATCGGCCGTCTGCGCGACCTTTCCCCGCTGTGGGAAATGTTCAAACAGGGCGTGGATCTGAACAGCATTGAATGGTCACATCATTAA
- the suhB gene encoding inositol-1-monophosphatase, whose product MHPMLNIAVRAARKAGNLIAKNYETPEAVEASQKGSNDFVTNVDKAAEAVIIDTIRKSYPQHTIITEESGEHVGEDLDVQWVIDPLDGTTNFIKRLPHFSVSIAVRIKGRTEVAVVYDPMRNELFTATRGQGAQLNGYRLRGSNARDLDGTIIATGFPFKAKQHATAYMNILGKMFTECADFRRSGSAALDLAYLAAARVDGYFEIGLKPWDFAAGELIAREAGALVCDFVGGHNYMMTGNIVAGNPRVVKAMLANMRDELSEALKR is encoded by the coding sequence ATGCATCCGATGCTGAACATCGCCGTGCGCGCAGCGCGCAAGGCGGGTAACCTGATTGCCAAAAACTACGAAACGCCAGAAGCTGTTGAAGCGAGCCAGAAAGGCAGCAATGATTTCGTGACCAACGTAGATAAAGCAGCCGAAGCTGTCATTATCGACACCATTCGCAAATCTTACCCGCAACACACCATTATCACCGAAGAAAGCGGTGAACATGTTGGCGAAGATCTGGATGTTCAATGGGTTATCGATCCGCTGGATGGCACCACCAACTTCATCAAACGTCTGCCACACTTCTCTGTTTCTATCGCCGTACGCATTAAAGGCCGTACCGAAGTCGCCGTGGTTTACGATCCAATGCGCAACGAACTGTTCACCGCCACCCGCGGCCAGGGCGCACAGCTCAACGGTTACCGTCTGCGCGGCAGCAATGCTCGCGACCTGGATGGCACCATCATCGCCACCGGTTTCCCGTTCAAAGCCAAGCAGCACGCGACCGCTTACATGAACATCCTCGGCAAAATGTTTACCGAATGCGCGGACTTCCGTCGTTCCGGTTCCGCTGCGCTGGATCTGGCCTACCTGGCCGCCGCGCGCGTTGACGGCTACTTCGAAATCGGCCTGAAACCGTGGGACTTCGCCGCAGGCGAGCTGATCGCACGTGAAGCAGGCGCGCTGGTCTGCGACTTCGTTGGCGGCCACAACTACATGATGACCGGCAACATCGTTGCGGGTAACCCGCGCGTCGTGAAAGCGATGCTGGCGAACATGCGCGATGAGCTGAGCGAAGCGCTGAAGCGCTAA
- the iscA gene encoding iron-sulfur cluster assembly protein IscA, producing the protein MSITLSDSAAARVNTFLANRGKGFGLRLGVRTSGCSGMAYVLEFVDEPAAEDTVFEDKGVKVVIDGKSLQFLDGTQLDFVKEGLNEGFKFTNPNVKDECGCGESFNV; encoded by the coding sequence ATGTCGATTACCTTAAGCGACAGTGCAGCAGCGCGAGTCAATACCTTCCTGGCAAACCGCGGTAAAGGGTTTGGTCTGCGCCTGGGCGTCAGAACGTCCGGTTGTTCAGGTATGGCCTATGTACTGGAATTTGTTGACGAGCCGGCGGCAGAAGACACCGTATTCGAAGACAAAGGCGTGAAGGTGGTCATCGACGGCAAGAGCCTGCAATTTCTTGATGGCACGCAGCTCGACTTCGTGAAAGAAGGTCTGAACGAAGGGTTTAAATTTACTAACCCGAATGTGAAAGACGAGTGCGGTTGCGGCGAAAGCTTTAACGTCTAG
- the iscX gene encoding Fe-S cluster assembly protein IscX, which yields MGLKWTDSREIGEALYDTYPDTDPKTVRFTDMHQWICDLEDFDDDPQASNEKILEAILLVWLDEAE from the coding sequence ATGGGACTGAAGTGGACCGACAGCCGCGAGATCGGCGAAGCGCTTTACGACACCTACCCGGATACCGATCCGAAAACGGTGCGTTTCACCGACATGCATCAGTGGATTTGCGACCTCGAAGATTTTGATGACGATCCACAGGCATCAAATGAAAAAATTCTTGAGGCAATTCTGCTAGTCTGGTTGGATGAAGCTGAATAG
- the trmJ gene encoding tRNA (cytosine(32)/uridine(32)-2'-O)-methyltransferase TrmJ, which produces MLQNIRIVLVETSHTGNMGSVARAMKTMGLTNLWLVNPLVKPDSQAIALAAGASDVIGNAQIVDTLDEALAGCSLVVGTSARSRTLPWPMLDPRECGLKSVSEAEHAPVALVFGRERVGLTNDELQKCHYHVAIAANPEYSSLNLAMAVQVIAYEVRMAWLAAQESGEAKVEHEETPYPLVDDLERFYGHLEQTLLSTGFIRENHPGQVMNKLRRLFTRARPESQELNILRGILASIEQQNKGK; this is translated from the coding sequence ATGCTGCAAAATATCCGAATCGTGCTGGTCGAAACCTCCCACACCGGCAACATGGGCTCCGTTGCCCGTGCTATGAAAACCATGGGTTTAACGAACCTGTGGCTGGTCAACCCGCTGGTAAAACCGGACTCTCAGGCCATCGCCCTGGCGGCCGGTGCGAGTGATGTGATCGGCAATGCGCAAATCGTCGATACCCTCGATGAAGCGCTGGCCGGCTGTAGCCTGGTCGTTGGGACCAGCGCGCGCTCCCGCACGCTGCCGTGGCCGATGCTCGATCCGCGCGAATGCGGCCTGAAAAGCGTGTCTGAAGCCGAGCATGCGCCGGTAGCGCTGGTGTTTGGCCGCGAACGTGTGGGCTTGACTAACGACGAGCTGCAGAAATGCCACTATCACGTAGCCATTGCCGCGAACCCTGAGTACAGCTCGCTGAACCTGGCGATGGCGGTGCAGGTTATTGCCTACGAAGTGCGCATGGCCTGGCTGGCGGCACAGGAAAGCGGCGAAGCGAAAGTGGAACACGAAGAGACGCCGTACCCGCTGGTAGACGATCTTGAGCGATTCTACGGCCACCTCGAGCAGACGCTGCTGTCGACCGGCTTTATCCGTGAGAACCACCCGGGGCAGGTGATGAATAAGCTGCGTCGTCTGTTTACCCGCGCCCGTCCGGAAAGCCAGGAGCTGAACATCCTGCGTGGGATTCTGGCGTCGATTGAACAGCAGAATAAAGGCAAGTAA
- the iscU gene encoding Fe-S cluster assembly scaffold IscU — MAYSEKVIDHYENPRNVGSFDNSDDSVGSGMVGAPACGDVMKLQIKVNNEGIIEDARFKTYGCGSAIASSSLVTEWVKGKSLDEAQAIKNTDIADELELPPVKIHCSILAEDAIKAAIADYKSKREAK, encoded by the coding sequence ATGGCATACAGCGAAAAAGTCATCGATCACTATGAGAACCCGCGTAACGTCGGTTCTTTCGATAACAGCGACGACAGCGTCGGCAGCGGCATGGTCGGTGCACCGGCCTGCGGCGACGTGATGAAGTTGCAGATTAAAGTCAACAATGAAGGTATCATTGAAGACGCGCGTTTCAAGACCTACGGCTGCGGTTCTGCCATTGCTTCCAGCTCCCTCGTGACCGAGTGGGTAAAAGGGAAATCCCTGGACGAAGCACAGGCGATTAAAAATACCGATATCGCAGACGAGCTTGAACTGCCACCAGTGAAAATTCACTGTTCTATTCTGGCAGAAGACGCGATTAAAGCCGCCATTGCGGATTACAAAAGCAAACGTGAAGCAAAATAA
- the fdx gene encoding ISC system 2Fe-2S type ferredoxin → MPKIVFLPHQDLCPDGIVVEAETGETILDAALRSGIEIEHACEKSCACTTCHCIVREGFDSLPESTEDEDDMLDKAWGLEPDSRLSCQARVTDEDLVVEIPRYTINHAREH, encoded by the coding sequence ATGCCAAAGATTGTTTTTTTGCCACATCAGGACCTGTGTCCGGATGGCATCGTTGTGGAAGCTGAGACCGGTGAAACTATTCTGGATGCTGCGCTGCGTAGCGGTATCGAGATTGAACACGCCTGCGAAAAATCCTGTGCCTGCACCACCTGCCACTGCATCGTGCGTGAAGGTTTCGACTCTCTGCCAGAGAGCACCGAAGACGAAGACGACATGCTGGATAAAGCATGGGGTCTGGAGCCCGACAGCCGTCTGAGCTGCCAGGCCCGCGTCACCGATGAAGATCTGGTAGTCGAAATTCCGCGTTACACAATTAACCACGCGCGCGAGCACTAA
- the hscB gene encoding co-chaperone HscB, whose product MDYFTLFGLSAGYHVDTQALAARFQDLQRQNHPDRFASASAAEQLAAVQRSATINQAWQTLRHPLTRAEYLLSLHGFDLASEQHTVRDTAFLMEQLELREELDEIEQAKDTDRLEGLLKRIKSMYSQRQQQMVAELDSQTWDAAADTVRKLRFLDKLQSSAELLEEKLLDF is encoded by the coding sequence ATGGATTACTTTACTCTCTTTGGATTGTCAGCCGGTTATCACGTAGACACTCAGGCCCTCGCGGCACGCTTCCAGGACCTGCAGCGTCAGAATCACCCCGACCGTTTTGCTAGCGCCAGCGCAGCTGAACAGCTTGCGGCGGTCCAGCGTTCTGCGACCATCAATCAGGCCTGGCAAACGCTGCGTCACCCGCTGACGCGCGCCGAATATTTGCTCTCCCTCCACGGTTTCGATCTTGCCAGTGAACAGCACACCGTACGCGATACCGCGTTCCTGATGGAACAGCTGGAGCTGCGCGAAGAGCTCGACGAGATTGAACAGGCGAAAGACACCGATCGTCTGGAAGGGCTTCTCAAGCGCATCAAATCGATGTACAGCCAACGCCAGCAGCAGATGGTGGCGGAACTTGATTCACAGACGTGGGACGCGGCGGCGGATACCGTCCGTAAACTGCGTTTTCTCGATAAACTCCAAAGCAGCGCTGAATTACTCGAAGAAAAGCTGCTCGATTTTTGA